A stretch of the Massilia varians genome encodes the following:
- a CDS encoding VOC family protein, with protein sequence MLNHVMVGSNDIERSKRFYDAVLGVLGAGEGFRNEAPSGHKRLFYRHEGSSFGISEPINGEPATPANGGTIGFKCSSPEQVREFHDVAVAHGGTSIEEAPGLREISLGNIYLAYVRDPDGNKLCAAYRVK encoded by the coding sequence ATGCTGAATCACGTCATGGTCGGCTCGAACGATATCGAGCGCTCGAAACGTTTTTACGATGCCGTCCTGGGCGTCCTGGGTGCGGGCGAGGGTTTCCGCAACGAGGCGCCGAGCGGCCACAAGCGGCTGTTCTATCGCCACGAAGGCAGCAGCTTCGGCATCAGCGAGCCGATCAACGGCGAGCCGGCGACGCCGGCCAACGGCGGCACCATCGGCTTCAAGTGCAGTTCGCCCGAGCAGGTGCGGGAATTCCATGACGTCGCCGTGGCCCATGGCGGCACCTCGATCGAGGAAGCGCCGGGCCTGCGCGAGATCAGCCTGGGCAACATCTACCTTGCCTACGTGCGCGACCCGGACGGCAACAAGCTCTGCGCAGCCTACCGCGTCAAGTAG
- a CDS encoding MBL fold metallo-hydrolase: protein MNTIPRRTLSTLAAAALAICIATPALAAAPMAKTPAPGWSRMMLGQFEITPLSDGTVDLPVDQLLAQDPKKTRETLARAHLKPMLETSDNAYLINTGGKLVLIDTGAGSFFGPTLGKLVANMKAAGYTPDQVDEIYLTHFHGDHAGGLVKDSAAVFSKAIVRANKLESDHWLSQVNMDKAKDKDTFKGAQAALGPYVKAGRFKPFEGSAELVPGIRANPTGGHTPGHTSYLVESGGQKLLVIGDLIHVAAVQMENPAVTIQFDGDQKAAAATRKKEFDAAAKGGYMIGGAHLQFPGLGYLHTEGKGYRYVPVNYTQMR from the coding sequence ATGAACACCATTCCACGACGCACCCTGTCCACGCTGGCGGCCGCCGCACTGGCAATCTGCATTGCCACCCCGGCCCTGGCCGCTGCCCCGATGGCGAAAACCCCGGCCCCGGGCTGGTCGCGCATGATGCTGGGCCAGTTCGAGATCACCCCGCTGTCGGACGGCACCGTGGACCTGCCGGTCGACCAGCTGCTGGCCCAGGATCCGAAGAAAACCCGGGAGACCCTGGCCAGGGCGCACCTGAAGCCGATGCTGGAAACCTCGGACAATGCCTACCTCATCAACACCGGCGGCAAGCTGGTCCTGATCGACACCGGCGCCGGCTCCTTCTTCGGCCCGACCCTGGGCAAGCTGGTGGCGAACATGAAAGCGGCCGGCTACACGCCGGACCAGGTCGACGAGATCTACCTGACCCATTTCCACGGCGACCACGCCGGCGGCCTGGTGAAGGACTCGGCGGCCGTGTTCAGCAAGGCCATCGTGCGCGCCAACAAGCTGGAATCGGACCATTGGCTGAGCCAGGTGAACATGGACAAGGCCAAGGACAAGGACACGTTCAAGGGCGCCCAGGCCGCGCTCGGCCCCTACGTGAAGGCCGGCCGCTTCAAGCCTTTCGAAGGCAGCGCTGAACTGGTGCCGGGCATCCGCGCGAATCCGACCGGCGGCCACACCCCGGGCCATACCAGCTACCTGGTCGAAAGCGGCGGCCAGAAGCTGCTCGTGATCGGCGACCTGATCCACGTGGCGGCGGTGCAGATGGAAAACCCGGCCGTGACCATCCAGTTCGACGGCGACCAGAAGGCCGCCGCCGCCACCCGCAAGAAGGAATTCGACGCCGCGGCCAAGGGCGGCTACATGATCGGCGGCGCCCACCTGCAGTTCCCGGGCCTGGGCTACCTGCACACCGAAGGCAAGGGCTACCGCTACGTCCCGGTCAACTACACCCAGATGCGCTGA
- a CDS encoding HPP family protein produces MFSMLSQLPKLLERLGRLRPAGPTSFTRQVPAALGALLTLLLTALASRAALGAAAVHSLPFLIAPMAASAVLLFCLPAAPLAQPWPVIGGNVVSALVGVACAQAADPLVAAPLAGGLAIAAMATLRCLHPPGGAVAVTAVLGGAAVAKAGFWFALAPVGLNSVLMVLGAVAWNRLSGHHYPHVQPAARPPEEKAGFAQEDLDAALDSYGEALDVSRDDLATIFAETEQRASARRARRHRCAELAHPVPTTLDPDMPLAAARALLVRHGLPALPVVDAAGCLTGVLSMAGLVAAGGSASRPLPARARRATALLFGRDTAPTVGQLAEADFVAVPGAAPVTALLARFHEGAKQVFVVDEEGRLAGMVQPGDLLVGLDLGLQEAAA; encoded by the coding sequence ATGTTCTCGATGTTGTCGCAGTTGCCGAAGTTATTGGAAAGGCTGGGGCGCCTGCGCCCCGCCGGACCGACTTCCTTCACCCGGCAGGTGCCCGCCGCCCTCGGCGCGCTGCTGACCCTGCTGCTCACCGCACTGGCCAGCCGCGCCGCGCTCGGCGCCGCGGCGGTGCATTCGCTGCCCTTCCTGATCGCGCCGATGGCCGCGTCCGCGGTGCTGCTGTTCTGCCTGCCGGCGGCGCCGCTGGCCCAGCCCTGGCCCGTCATCGGCGGCAACGTCGTGTCGGCCCTGGTCGGCGTGGCCTGCGCGCAGGCCGCCGACCCGCTGGTGGCGGCGCCGCTGGCCGGGGGCCTGGCGATCGCCGCGATGGCCACGCTGCGCTGCCTGCATCCGCCCGGCGGCGCGGTGGCCGTGACCGCCGTGCTGGGCGGAGCGGCGGTGGCCAAGGCCGGCTTCTGGTTCGCGCTGGCCCCGGTGGGCCTGAATTCGGTGCTGATGGTGCTCGGCGCGGTGGCCTGGAACCGGCTGTCCGGACACCATTATCCGCACGTGCAGCCTGCCGCCCGCCCGCCCGAGGAAAAGGCGGGCTTTGCGCAGGAAGACCTGGATGCGGCGCTGGACAGCTATGGCGAGGCGCTCGACGTCAGCCGCGACGACCTGGCCACGATCTTCGCCGAGACCGAGCAGCGCGCTAGCGCGCGCCGCGCGCGCCGGCATCGCTGCGCTGAACTGGCGCATCCGGTACCCACCACCCTGGATCCGGACATGCCGCTGGCGGCGGCGCGGGCGCTCCTGGTGCGCCACGGCCTGCCGGCGCTGCCGGTGGTGGACGCGGCCGGCTGCCTGACCGGCGTGCTCAGCATGGCGGGCCTGGTGGCGGCCGGCGGCAGCGCCAGCCGGCCCTTGCCGGCGCGGGCGCGGCGGGCGACGGCGCTACTGTTCGGGCGCGATACGGCGCCGACGGTCGGCCAGCTGGCCGAGGCGGATTTCGTCGCCGTGCCGGGCGCGGCGCCGGTCACGGCGCTGCTGGCGCGCTTCCACGAGGGGGCGAAGCAGGTATTCGTGGTGGACGAGGAGGGCCGGCTGGCGGGGATGGTGCAGCCGGGCGACCTGCTGGTGGGGCTGGATCTGGGATTGCAGGAAGCGGCCGCCTGA
- a CDS encoding UPF0149 family protein, whose amino-acid sequence MHLDEPLTDKEFDELDQFLLSDRSPEDAMTMDTLHGYLTAIAIGPETIMPAEWLPRVWGEDGKQAPNWKNPKEEQRIINLIMRFMNEVLITFEAAPKEFEPLFCEHEVDGDALIDAEAWCWGFWEGMELRPGSWEAIWDSEVAELMRPIYLLGADEIEESELPEVEDPRKAHQLALDIEANIPAIYRYWAPRRKGAVETVKREEPKVGRNDDCPCGSGKKYKKCCGADAD is encoded by the coding sequence ATGCATCTCGACGAGCCCCTTACCGATAAAGAATTCGACGAACTCGACCAGTTCCTGCTGTCCGACCGCTCCCCCGAGGACGCGATGACGATGGACACCCTGCACGGCTACCTGACCGCGATCGCGATCGGCCCGGAAACCATCATGCCGGCCGAATGGCTCCCGCGCGTCTGGGGCGAGGACGGCAAGCAGGCGCCGAACTGGAAGAACCCGAAGGAAGAGCAGCGCATCATCAACCTGATCATGCGTTTCATGAACGAAGTCCTGATCACCTTCGAAGCCGCACCGAAAGAGTTCGAGCCGCTGTTCTGCGAGCACGAGGTCGACGGCGACGCCCTGATCGACGCCGAAGCCTGGTGCTGGGGCTTCTGGGAAGGCATGGAACTGCGCCCAGGCTCCTGGGAAGCCATCTGGGATTCGGAAGTGGCCGAACTGATGCGCCCGATCTACCTGCTCGGCGCCGACGAGATCGAGGAATCCGAACTGCCGGAAGTCGAAGACCCGCGCAAGGCGCACCAGCTGGCGCTGGACATCGAAGCCAACATCCCGGCCATCTACCGATACTGGGCGCCGCGCCGCAAGGGCGCGGTCGAGACCGTCAAGCGCGAGGAGCCGAAGGTCGGCCGCAACGACGACTGCCCTTGCGGCAGCGGCAAGAAGTACAAGAAGTGCTGCGGCGCGGACGCCGACTGA
- a CDS encoding serine/threonine protein kinase — protein sequence MENPTTESNSHAHPFARLDPQTVLEAVESVGLYGDGRLLALNSYENRVYQVGLEEGAPVVVKFYRPERWSDAAILEEHAFVEELAQQEIPVVPATSIGGRTLHDFAGYRFSVFPRRGGRAPELGDSATLEWIGRFIGRIHAVGAARPYQYRPEINPQTFGREPFEFLRAKGFIPPELAATYASVALQALDGVARCYERAGALPPLRLHGDCHGGNVLWTPDGPHFVDFDDSRMGPAVQDLWMLLSGERQEMVGQMADVLAGYEDFCDFHPRQLYLVEALRTLRLIHYSAWLAMRWDDPAFPAAFPWFNTQRYWQDRILELREQVALMDEPPLWPV from the coding sequence ATGGAGAATCCGACTACCGAATCAAACAGCCACGCCCATCCGTTCGCCCGGCTCGACCCGCAAACGGTGCTGGAGGCCGTCGAGAGCGTCGGCCTGTACGGCGACGGCCGCCTGCTGGCGCTCAACAGCTACGAGAACCGCGTCTACCAGGTCGGCCTGGAAGAGGGGGCGCCGGTGGTGGTCAAGTTCTACCGGCCGGAGCGCTGGAGCGATGCCGCCATCCTCGAGGAGCACGCCTTCGTGGAAGAGCTGGCGCAGCAGGAAATCCCGGTGGTGCCGGCGACCAGCATCGGCGGGCGCACGCTGCACGACTTCGCCGGCTACCGCTTTTCGGTGTTTCCGCGCCGCGGCGGACGGGCGCCGGAACTGGGCGACTCCGCCACCCTCGAATGGATCGGGCGCTTCATCGGCCGCATCCACGCAGTCGGCGCGGCCCGGCCTTACCAGTACCGGCCCGAGATCAACCCGCAGACCTTCGGCCGCGAGCCCTTTGAATTCCTGCGCGCCAAGGGCTTCATCCCGCCCGAGCTGGCCGCCACCTACGCCAGCGTGGCCCTGCAGGCGCTCGACGGCGTGGCGCGCTGCTACGAGCGGGCCGGCGCGCTGCCGCCCCTGCGCCTGCACGGCGACTGCCACGGCGGCAACGTGCTGTGGACCCCGGACGGCCCGCACTTCGTCGACTTCGACGACAGCCGCATGGGGCCGGCGGTGCAGGACCTGTGGATGCTGCTCTCGGGCGAACGCCAGGAGATGGTGGGCCAGATGGCCGACGTGCTGGCCGGCTACGAGGATTTCTGCGACTTCCATCCGCGCCAGCTCTACCTGGTCGAGGCCTTGCGCACGCTGCGCCTGATCCATTATTCGGCCTGGCTGGCGATGCGCTGGGACGACCCGGCCTTCCCGGCGGCTTTCCCATGGTTCAACACCCAGCGCTACTGGCAGGACCGCATCCTCGAGCTGCGCGAGCAGGTGGCGCTGATGGACGAGCCGCCCCTGTGGCCCGTATAG
- a CDS encoding DUF475 domain-containing protein, giving the protein MRHFRLSIAVTVILMGLAGWWGYEHRGMPGLLQALWITAVLGVLEVSLSFDNAVVNASVLRGWNEFWRKLFLTVGILVAVFGMRLLFPLVIVSAATGLGLVEVWHMAIDNPTEYSRHLTEKHAEVAAFGGAFLLLVFLNFLFDEQKELHWLGWVEEKVGKYGTEGLAIALTLLAVCGAMYLIEPARKLPVLVAGITGILIYIGVQWLSGLLEKEEEDPAVGKMIAQGSIGGFLYLEVLDASFSFDGVIGAFAITNDVVIIMLGLAIGAMFVRSMTVFLVYKGTLEEFVFLEHGAHYAIGILALIMFASVHYHIPEWFTGLSGLAFILVSLWSSVRYRKRMAHEGAREVA; this is encoded by the coding sequence ATGCGGCATTTCCGGTTGTCGATCGCGGTGACGGTCATCCTGATGGGCCTGGCCGGCTGGTGGGGCTACGAGCACCGCGGCATGCCGGGACTGCTGCAGGCGCTCTGGATCACGGCCGTGCTGGGCGTGCTCGAGGTCTCGCTTTCCTTCGACAATGCGGTCGTCAACGCCTCCGTCCTGCGCGGCTGGAACGAGTTCTGGCGCAAGCTCTTCCTCACCGTCGGCATCCTGGTGGCGGTGTTCGGCATGCGCCTGCTGTTCCCGCTCGTCATCGTGTCGGCGGCAACCGGGCTGGGCCTGGTCGAGGTCTGGCACATGGCGATCGACAATCCCACCGAATATTCGCGCCACCTGACCGAGAAGCACGCCGAGGTGGCGGCGTTCGGGGGCGCCTTCCTGCTGCTGGTCTTCCTGAATTTCCTGTTCGACGAACAAAAAGAGCTGCACTGGCTCGGCTGGGTCGAGGAAAAGGTCGGCAAGTACGGCACCGAGGGCCTGGCCATCGCCCTGACCCTGCTGGCGGTGTGCGGCGCCATGTACCTGATCGAGCCGGCGCGCAAGCTGCCGGTCCTGGTCGCCGGCATCACGGGCATCCTGATCTACATTGGCGTGCAGTGGCTGAGCGGCCTGCTGGAGAAGGAAGAAGAAGACCCGGCGGTAGGCAAGATGATTGCCCAGGGCAGCATCGGCGGCTTCCTTTACCTCGAGGTGCTGGACGCCTCGTTCAGCTTCGACGGCGTGATCGGGGCCTTCGCGATCACCAACGACGTCGTCATCATCATGCTGGGCCTGGCCATCGGCGCCATGTTCGTGCGTTCGATGACGGTGTTCCTGGTCTACAAGGGCACGCTGGAAGAGTTCGTGTTCCTGGAGCACGGCGCCCATTACGCGATCGGCATCCTGGCCTTGATCATGTTTGCCAGCGTCCACTATCACATTCCGGAATGGTTCACCGGGCTGTCGGGGCTGGCCTTCATCCTGGTGTCGCTGTGGTCCTCGGTGCGCTACCGCAAGCGCATGGCGCATGAGGGGGCCAGGGAGGTGGCCTGA
- a CDS encoding divergent PAP2 family protein: protein MDLAYLVTPVLTWMVVGPIKFLITSARQRRWAFNLVGNGGFPSNHSSVVTSMATLIALREGIGHPAFGVAVTLAFIVMIDANSLRQHVGRQAAAINKLACDTVGHTVLRERMGHTLVEIGGGIATGIGMGFLIHAIFGA from the coding sequence ATGGATCTCGCATACCTCGTAACACCCGTGCTGACCTGGATGGTGGTCGGCCCGATCAAGTTCCTGATTACCAGCGCGCGCCAGCGCCGCTGGGCCTTCAACCTGGTGGGCAACGGCGGCTTCCCCAGCAACCACAGCTCCGTGGTCACCAGCATGGCCACCCTGATCGCGCTGCGCGAAGGCATCGGCCATCCGGCCTTCGGCGTGGCGGTGACCCTGGCCTTCATCGTGATGATCGACGCCAACAGCCTGCGCCAGCACGTGGGTCGCCAGGCCGCGGCGATCAACAAGCTGGCCTGCGACACCGTTGGGCACACCGTCCTGCGCGAGCGCATGGGCCACACCCTGGTGGAGATCGGCGGCGGCATCGCCACCGGCATCGGGATGGGCTTCCTGATCCACGCCATCTTCGGCGCCTGA
- a CDS encoding efflux RND transporter periplasmic adaptor subunit, with product MLRKTLLVLAIASALAACSKESKEPAKPGQETAQAGGKADPKDNRPAQLKVASEDVLTIQSDTLSSGPVVTGSIQPERKADLRAEVSAVVLQVLKENGEPVKRGDVLVRLDETAIRDTVASADEAVRAASQALDQATRQLERMKTLRASGMTSAVGLDEAEVRRNSAQSELSAARSRSATARQQLSRTVVRAPFDGIVSERKVSAGDTATIGKELVKVIDPNSMRFQARVSADEIANVKLGQKVNFRVNGYGEQQFAGIVKRIDPAANAITRQVEVVVEFADKAQPRVAGLYAEGRIDAQSTNALMLPEAALVKAGDSAYTWRIKDKTLNKVPLVVGARDPRTGNVEVRQGLAAGDIVLRSPTSNLKDGQKVEMPAAVVASAASAATAVPVQGK from the coding sequence ATGCTGCGCAAAACCCTACTCGTCCTTGCCATCGCCTCGGCGCTCGCTGCCTGCAGCAAGGAGTCCAAGGAGCCCGCCAAGCCGGGCCAGGAAACTGCCCAGGCCGGCGGCAAGGCCGATCCCAAGGACAATCGTCCCGCGCAGCTGAAGGTCGCGTCGGAAGACGTGCTGACCATCCAGAGCGATACCCTGTCGAGCGGCCCGGTGGTCACCGGCTCGATCCAGCCGGAGCGCAAGGCCGACCTGCGCGCCGAAGTCTCGGCCGTGGTCCTGCAGGTCCTGAAAGAGAACGGCGAGCCGGTCAAGCGCGGCGACGTGCTGGTGCGCCTGGATGAAACCGCGATCCGCGATACCGTGGCGTCCGCCGACGAAGCGGTGCGCGCCGCCAGCCAGGCCCTCGACCAGGCCACCCGCCAGCTCGAGCGCATGAAGACCCTGCGCGCCTCGGGCATGACCTCGGCCGTCGGCCTGGACGAGGCCGAAGTGCGCCGCAATAGCGCCCAGAGCGAGCTGTCGGCCGCCCGTTCGCGCTCCGCCACCGCGCGCCAGCAGCTCTCGCGCACCGTGGTGCGCGCGCCCTTCGACGGCATCGTCTCCGAGCGTAAAGTGTCGGCCGGCGACACCGCCACCATCGGCAAGGAACTGGTCAAGGTCATCGACCCGAACAGCATGCGCTTCCAGGCGAGGGTCTCGGCCGACGAGATCGCCAACGTGAAGCTCGGCCAGAAGGTCAATTTCCGCGTCAACGGCTACGGCGAGCAGCAGTTCGCCGGCATCGTCAAGCGCATCGACCCGGCCGCCAACGCCATCACCCGCCAGGTCGAGGTGGTGGTGGAGTTCGCCGACAAGGCCCAGCCGCGCGTGGCCGGCCTGTACGCCGAAGGCCGCATCGATGCCCAGAGTACCAACGCCCTGATGCTGCCGGAAGCCGCGCTGGTCAAGGCCGGCGACAGCGCCTACACCTGGCGCATCAAGGACAAGACCCTGAACAAGGTCCCGCTGGTGGTCGGCGCGCGCGATCCGCGCACCGGCAACGTCGAAGTCAGGCAGGGCCTGGCGGCGGGCGACATCGTGCTGCGTTCCCCGACCTCGAACCTGAAGGATGGCCAGAAGGTCGAGATGCCGGCCGCCGTGGTGGCCAGCGCGGCCAGCGCCGCCACTGCGGTCCCGGTGCAGGGCAAGTAA
- a CDS encoding efflux RND transporter permease subunit: protein MFLSNFSVKRPVATVVMIVAMMLVGLLALSKLKVNQNPDVERPALSVNIPYPGASPETVEREITNRIEKQLLAIQGVNKITSNSFEGGVSFFMDFNFGRNIIEASDDVRNAIAAVRYKLPVEMREPVLRRWDINAQPVMQLSLSSTTQSHADISRYAEDVLADKFRAIPGASTVNVNGALRRELSVLLRAEKLREYNVSVSEVTNALRTQNTNAPVGKLRSELDEKGIRLVGRIERPEDFSQIVVKRNGDQIVRLNQVAEIKDGFADINSLSIRSGKPNVGINIARSPDASTVSLAKKVHLVVAEANKEMPQGTKLEVVDDGGENAQSSLDNVIEALVLGAILTIFVVYAFLNSWRSTLITALALPTSVLAAFIAVWLCGFTLNFMTLLGLSLAIGVLIDDAIVVRENIVRHMEMGSDRRTAALEGTAEIGLAVAATTFSIMAVFVPVAFMPGVSGEWFRPFALTVTCSVIVSLLISFTLDPMLSAYWGDPPDHAHAPKKGLSLVLQRFNTWFDHQADRYGRVIEWALHHRKWMGAIAVLSFAGAIGLHMAFGGSSFMPKSDWGTIMVEIRTPASSSLEYSRRKVEAAAEIARSIPETEDTNSYVDLSGGRVYVDIGKRSKRERSGAEIGAELRAKIAPLVGAEYVVIDDLGGGGKPVQIEFTGPDSRKLMELTSAYMEKLRQVPGAVDVTLSEQDPKNELQIVLDRGLANAMGISVNDAAQALRVAFAGIEVGDWVDPTSETRDVAVRLHPDDRVNTDSIERLPIAVAGTGMMVPLEQIASITMGKGPAGIRHKDGERLITVSANAQGRSPGEVTADAMKLAKSFDFPPGYGLALGGQGEDQQELFREMMIALFSGILLMYLILVMQFGSFTAPIGVMLSLPLSLIGVVLALILTKNTLNLMSMIGVLMLMGLVAKNAILLIDAARALEKEGMDREEALMAAGRKRLRPILMTTFALIAGMFPVAMAFGDAGQFYQPLAIAIIGGVITSTLLTLLVVPTFYDSIEIARDRMFAKFQRRAKRHNVALAFLMTFVEAILTLVFVRLVFRGIVRIGRFVTGRGRGTPQPA from the coding sequence ATGTTCCTCTCCAATTTTAGTGTCAAGCGACCCGTCGCGACGGTCGTCATGATCGTGGCGATGATGCTGGTCGGCCTGCTGGCGCTGTCCAAGCTCAAGGTCAACCAGAACCCGGACGTCGAGCGTCCGGCCCTGTCGGTCAACATCCCGTATCCGGGCGCCTCGCCCGAGACCGTCGAACGCGAGATCACCAACCGCATCGAAAAGCAGCTGCTGGCGATCCAGGGCGTCAACAAGATCACCTCCAACTCCTTCGAAGGCGGCGTGTCGTTCTTCATGGACTTCAATTTCGGCCGCAACATCATCGAAGCCTCGGACGACGTGCGCAACGCGATCGCCGCGGTGCGCTACAAGCTGCCGGTCGAGATGCGCGAGCCGGTGCTGCGGCGCTGGGACATCAACGCCCAGCCGGTGATGCAGCTGTCGCTGTCCTCGACCACGCAGTCGCACGCCGATATCTCGCGCTATGCCGAGGACGTGCTGGCCGACAAGTTCCGCGCCATCCCGGGCGCCTCGACCGTGAACGTGAACGGCGCCCTGCGCCGCGAGCTGTCGGTCCTGCTGCGCGCCGAGAAGCTGCGTGAATATAACGTCTCGGTGTCGGAAGTCACCAACGCCCTGCGCACCCAGAACACCAATGCGCCGGTGGGCAAGCTGCGCAGCGAACTGGACGAGAAGGGCATCCGCCTGGTCGGCCGCATCGAGCGTCCGGAAGACTTTTCGCAGATCGTGGTCAAGCGCAACGGCGACCAGATCGTGCGCCTGAACCAGGTGGCCGAGATCAAGGACGGCTTTGCCGACATCAACAGCCTGTCGATCCGTAGCGGCAAGCCGAACGTCGGTATCAACATCGCCCGCTCGCCCGATGCCTCGACCGTCTCGCTGGCCAAGAAGGTGCACCTGGTGGTGGCCGAGGCCAACAAGGAAATGCCGCAAGGTACCAAGCTCGAAGTCGTCGACGACGGCGGCGAAAACGCCCAGAGCAGCCTGGACAACGTGATCGAGGCCCTGGTGCTGGGCGCGATCCTGACCATCTTCGTGGTGTACGCTTTCCTGAATTCCTGGCGCTCGACCCTGATCACCGCGCTGGCGCTGCCGACCTCGGTGCTGGCCGCCTTCATCGCCGTGTGGTTGTGCGGCTTCACGCTGAACTTCATGACCCTGCTGGGCCTGTCGCTGGCGATCGGCGTGCTGATCGACGATGCGATCGTGGTGCGGGAAAACATCGTGCGCCACATGGAAATGGGTTCGGACCGCCGTACCGCCGCGCTCGAAGGCACGGCCGAGATCGGCCTGGCCGTGGCCGCGACCACCTTCTCGATCATGGCCGTGTTCGTGCCGGTGGCCTTCATGCCGGGCGTGTCCGGTGAATGGTTCCGCCCGTTCGCCCTGACTGTGACCTGCTCGGTGATCGTGTCGCTCCTGATCTCCTTCACGCTCGACCCGATGCTGTCGGCCTACTGGGGCGACCCGCCCGACCACGCCCATGCGCCGAAGAAGGGCCTGAGCCTGGTGCTGCAGCGCTTCAACACCTGGTTCGACCACCAGGCCGACCGCTACGGCCGCGTGATCGAGTGGGCGCTGCACCACCGCAAGTGGATGGGGGCGATCGCCGTGCTCAGCTTCGCCGGCGCCATCGGCCTGCACATGGCCTTCGGCGGCTCGAGCTTCATGCCGAAATCGGACTGGGGCACCATCATGGTCGAGATCCGCACGCCGGCCTCGTCCAGCCTGGAATATTCGCGCCGCAAGGTGGAAGCTGCCGCCGAGATCGCCCGTTCGATCCCGGAGACCGAAGACACCAACAGCTACGTGGACCTGAGCGGCGGCCGCGTCTATGTCGACATCGGCAAGCGCAGCAAGCGTGAGCGCAGCGGTGCCGAGATCGGCGCCGAACTGCGCGCCAAGATCGCTCCGCTGGTCGGCGCCGAATACGTCGTCATCGACGACCTGGGCGGCGGCGGCAAGCCGGTCCAGATCGAGTTCACCGGTCCGGATTCGCGCAAGCTGATGGAACTGACCTCGGCCTACATGGAGAAGCTGCGCCAGGTGCCGGGCGCCGTCGACGTGACCCTGTCGGAACAGGATCCGAAGAACGAACTGCAGATCGTGCTCGACCGCGGCCTGGCCAACGCCATGGGCATTTCGGTGAACGACGCCGCCCAGGCACTGCGCGTGGCCTTCGCCGGCATCGAGGTGGGCGACTGGGTCGACCCGACCAGCGAGACCCGCGACGTCGCCGTGCGCCTGCACCCGGACGACCGCGTCAACACCGACAGCATCGAGCGCCTGCCGATCGCGGTGGCCGGCACCGGCATGATGGTGCCGCTCGAGCAGATCGCCAGCATCACCATGGGCAAGGGCCCGGCCGGTATCCGCCACAAGGATGGCGAGCGCCTGATCACGGTGTCCGCCAACGCCCAGGGCCGTTCGCCTGGCGAAGTGACCGCCGACGCCATGAAACTGGCGAAGAGCTTCGACTTCCCGCCGGGCTATGGCCTGGCCCTGGGCGGCCAGGGTGAGGACCAGCAGGAACTGTTCAGGGAAATGATGATCGCCCTGTTCTCGGGCATCCTGCTGATGTACCTGATCCTGGTGATGCAGTTCGGTTCCTTCACCGCACCGATCGGCGTGATGCTGTCGCTGCCGCTGTCCCTGATCGGCGTGGTGCTGGCCCTGATCCTGACCAAGAACACGCTCAACCTGATGAGCATGATCGGCGTGCTCATGTTGATGGGCCTGGTGGCGAAGAATGCGATCCTGCTGATCGACGCCGCCCGTGCGCTGGAGAAGGAAGGCATGGACCGCGAGGAAGCGCTGATGGCCGCCGGCCGCAAGCGCCTGCGTCCGATCCTGATGACGACCTTCGCCCTGATCGCGGGTATGTTCCCGGTGGCGATGGCCTTCGGCGACGCTGGCCAGTTCTACCAGCCGCTGGCGATCGCCATCATCGGCGGCGTGATCACCTCGACGCTGCTGACCCTGCTGGTCGTGCCGACCTTCTACGACAGCATCGAGATCGCCCGCGACCGCATGTTCGCGAAGTTCCAGCGCCGCGCCAAGCGCCACAACGTGGCCCTGGCCTTCCTGATGACCTTCGTCGAAGCCATCCTGACCCTGGTCTTCGTGCGCCTGGTCTTCCGCGGCATCGTCCGCATCGGCCGCTTCGTGACCGGCCGCGGCCGCGGCACCCCGCAGCCGGCCTGA